Within Zootoca vivipara chromosome 17, rZooViv1.1, whole genome shotgun sequence, the genomic segment TGTAATAGAACTCAGATGCATTTTCATGAGGCTTAGTCATCATAAtcataattgcaaactgatgcgcAAATCGCAAAACTGAACATAAATTGGGGAACAAGAGGAACCCAGAAGAAACTCAGAGCTTCACTCAGCACTAGTTTTGTCGCAATTGCTTGAGCCAGATGGGTACTTTTTAAGCTTGGCCCggatataagccacacttttttccCAAGTGCCGACCATGAAATGTtgaagtgcggcttatatttgggccaatacggtattctTTGAAGGAATTTGCTGAGCATGGTGCTTCATCCACTCCTTCCTGCTAATAGCTTGTGCAGCAATATAATAATGGACCGGTTTATTACTGTGGGAGCAGCACAATTTGTTCAGGTGCTTAATGGGAAACTCTGTGCCTCAACCTGTTCCAACTGCTCCAAATGGTTGATTTTTTTATGCTGTTGCATTGAAAAGGTGAAGGATCCAGGGGCTAAGATCTTCCTTTGCattaaggatggggaacctcaggcccagaggaggaagaagtggcCTTCCAGGTTTCTTTCTATGTGTTACCCTTGAAACTCTCTCtgggccacccacccacccacaactcaACAGCTCTCCTGTATGCCTTTGTTGAGTAGTTTTCCTAAGCTTGAATTTGCCGTTGGGCTGAAAAATGCTTCCTGCTTGCCTAGATGAAGCTTAGAGACATGGgtatgtgtgtttctgtgtagaaacctctgatttTGGAGGGCTACATTCCCTCCTCTCCAGGCCCAAGGTACCCCACTCTTGATGTAAAGCAAGAACTTTGCTCCTGAATCCTGAATCACTCTGTTGGTGGAAccaatgcttttttctggggtacacaggggtatgcatacccctaaaccttttgagaatctttgtacttttgtccatttactgtatttacttttcccgatttgaactataaaatgttggggtttcttgagtcaaaatgagagtacccctaaacattttcttttttaggaaAAAAGGCACTGGGTGGAACAATGTATTAACTGATGCAGCCGATGAAAAAGGGTGCAGAACCCTTTCCCCCAAAAAGTGTCGCAGTGTCTTTAAATTTCTTTAAATTGTAGTGCTCTTGGAAAAAGACTTTCCGATTTCAGCAAGTGTTCTAAGgacattttctgcttttattaaTAAGTTTGATTGCTCTTATTGAAATGGTGCTGGGGCTTCCTCACCAGTAatccgctccaaactctgtggcttgtttttatggagttttatttatatacatatgtacaagaaagagcaacaaaaagcatgactgttctATCCCGAGTCAAAATCTGGAAGCACCCCGCttcatgacttcctccaacagaACACACTGGGCATtcggaatctcctcctctctgcccgcctcttttcacccctccattgttggggtgatggggctgctggagaaccctccccactggaactgcccagccggggggctggtgctgtctcctctggcacctccccttccTGAGTGCTCTGGTCTGACCCTCCAACacttccctctgggaacctttCCCTCTCAGCATTATCAAGGGTCTGCATTGCTGTCTGAGGGTCAGCACCACCTTCTGCGGACAGTTCTGAAGTGCTGCCGTCCTGGGCTCCTACTGCATCAGGGAGCCCTTGTCCACACTTtctggactctccgctgacccctggtggtcccctgacacttACCCACTGCATGCTTTTTCAGTTTGATGTACAGCGATACCTTGCTAGACGAAGACCTCGCACGaagaaaaactcgcaagacgaaagcgttttgcgagttttttggAGACTCgtaagacgaagtttcctatggccgtgcttcgcaagacaaagcagGGCAGGCACACGAATGGGAGAGCGGCCGTCTGGTTGGGCGTGCGaatggctgctggggaaggagggaacatGGCTGCGCGGAGGCGCCGAGCAGAAGTTGCAGGGCTTCCGGAGCagctgtctggttgggcgcgcaaatggctgctggggaaggatactctccaatatttctctgatgaaaatagggacgtcctaaggggacatgggaggcgctgtgggttaaaccacagagcctaggcttgccgatcagaaggtcggcggttcgaatccccacaacgttgctcggtcccagctcctgccaacctagcagcttgaaagcacgtaaaagtgcaagtagattattaggtaccactacagcgggaaggtaaacagcgtttccgtgtgctgctctggttcgccagaagcggctttgttgtcatgctagccacatgatctggaagctgtatgccggctccctcggccaataacgcgagatgagcgatgcaaccccagagtcggtcacgactggacctaatggtcaggggtccctttaccttttttaagggaaagcaggacattctgggatcaaatcagaaatcgggcagcttctctaaatccgggactgtccctggaaaataggagtgAGGAGGGTGTGTGAATGCTGTTCTCATGTTCTATGTTTTGATGCTTtaatctgtgctttaaagcttgTGTATTAAATGTTTCATTTGCTTTTGTAATCAGCTCTGAAACTTATAGTGAAGGTATATTTCCAAGACCAACAGCAACAGAACGGTGACAGTACCTGTaaggataataataattcttgcaCATTTTTCCAGGTCTTGTCCATACTCCCAGGAGATGTATCCGCCCCAGAATAGAGATGGTCAAGATTCCTGTGATGATTATGGAGCACCAGTGTCTTCTGAGCCATCGTGGGACCCCTGTCACTCTGTGAGCTCGGGCTCCGCGGTGGACTACTGTGGTACATCATCACAGCAATACTATCCCCCTGCACAACAGTATTGCCCTCCTGAACAAAAGTACTGCCCTCCTGCACAAAAATACTGCCCACCTCAGCAAAAATACTGTCCTCCTGCACAAAAGTACTGCCCTCCTCAGCAAAAATACTGCCCGCCTCAGCAAAAATACCGCCCTCCTCAGCAAAAGTACTGCCCTCCTCAGCAAAAATACTGCCCGCCTCAGCAGAAATATTGCCCTCCCGCCCAGAAATACTGCCCTCCTGCGCAAAAGTACTGTCCTCCCGTTCAAAAGTACTGCCCTCCAGTCCCAAAATGCTGCCCGCCTCAGCAAAAATATTGCCCTCCTGTGCAACAATGCTGCCCTCCGGTTCAGAAATGCTACCCACCCAAGCAGCAGAAGTATTGCCCTCCCGTGCAGCAGTACTGCCCTCCCATCCAACGGTACTGCCCTCCCGTCCAGACATGCTGCCCACCGCCTCAGCAGACCTACACACCGGTTGGAGAGCCCGAGATCTGCCAGATACAACAAGTCTGCCAAGCGCCACCGCATCTTCTGAAGAAGTAGCTACGAATATAGATAAAGGAAAATGGGCTCACTGGGACATTTTTCATCTGCCTAGAAATGttgttcctttccttccttcttgtgGTCCACACAACACCTGTGCCCTGTAAGGCAGGGCATTAACCACCTCTGTGGTTAATTCACGGCAGTTTAAATACAGCACACAGTGTTCTGTGCGCTTCCCTAGTAAGGATTATTCATTTGCTCCCCATGTGTAAGGCCAAATTACTGCTAATGCTTCCTGCGCATCTAGCTGCATCTTAAGAAATTGGTCGTTTTGCTTGACCCAACTCCACCTTCCTGGAGAATTTGGCTGCTTTCAAGCCCAGCGGTCTGTCAGAAATGTGGGAAGACCTTTCGATTTAATTCAGCTTTGACCCGCTGAGATTGAGCCAGTCTGATGGCATTTGCTCAAGGCAGGCCCGTCTTACcaatagaggctagtggcgcggggcactagggtgccaagttctggagggcgccaggcgaGAGTTCGGGGAACACCGAATGAGCGCGCTGAGTGAGCAAGGGTGTGTGCGCCACTCCCGCCGAGCACCGGCTCAGTTTTTTCCCAATTTAGCCTTCAGATGCAGAATTCTGCGGGGCAGAGGGCTAAAAGGAGGGAAACCGAACTGACGCTCAGCGGGAGCAGCGCACGTGCCCTCGTTCGCTCAGCGCAGGTGTGCTGCCTGGTGTAGCCACGGTGGCATGAAGTgtccagctgagccgggaggctccgcgtccagcctccgcctcttccccgccagaggagccgccctccagctgctgcccgcctcctccagccctaaaaaaaggccgacaactctgggaaaggggggatggacaccggagggatctttgcactacggcaccgggtatgcttaagatggccctggctcaAGGCCACACTGAAGTATGGGACTCAACAGTAGCATGCTTTCAGTGGACTAGGGAGAATAGACCACTCCCCTATAGGGTCCAGGAGccctcccaccaccttcccaaaacccacccagctttgggaaggaggcagcagggctcAATAATCCTGTCAGAggcctgctgcctccttcccagaacccaggaagcttctgcctggcttagggagggaggcgcaATTGTCACACATGcaacgtc encodes:
- the LOC118076543 gene encoding uncharacterized protein LOC118076543 codes for the protein MYPPQNRDGQDSCDDYGAPVSSEPSWDPCHSVSSGSAVDYCGTSSQQYYPPAQQYCPPEQKYCPPAQKYCPPQQKYCPPAQKYCPPQQKYCPPQQKYRPPQQKYCPPQQKYCPPQQKYCPPAQKYCPPAQKYCPPVQKYCPPVPKCCPPQQKYCPPVQQCCPPVQKCYPPKQQKYCPPVQQYCPPIQRYCPPVQTCCPPPQQTYTPVGEPEICQIQQVCQAPPHLLKK